The Zobellia alginiliquefaciens genome contains a region encoding:
- a CDS encoding cytochrome ubiquinol oxidase subunit I: MEDMIFYDRLQFAFTITFHYIFPQLTMGLSLMIVYFKYRYLRNKIEKYNDAAKFFMKIFAINFTMGVVTGIPLEFQFGTNWAKFSELTGGIIGQTLAMEGMFSFFLESSFLALFIFGEKLMGQKLHLLTGFLVFLGSWASGWFILATNAWMQHPVGYEILDNGKFVLQNFSALFSNPWLLPAFLHNQLASVVTSSFVVASIGAFYILRNKQTEYGQLFLKTGVIFGLVSSILVAFPTGDWNAKNVAKYQPAAFAAMEGIFETEEAGAEIILIGQPNMVEKKLDNKIAVPNILSFLTHQEWDRQIPGMDQFKQEELPDNIPALYYSYHIMVGLGTIFIGLMLLATFLLWRKKLYTSTSILWAIMFIVPFPYIANLTGWYTAELGRQPYLVYGLLRTTEGVSPSVSSGNTLFTLLGFVALYMLLGLLFLVLVGKTINEGPKHQTH, encoded by the coding sequence ATGGAAGACATGATTTTTTATGATAGACTGCAGTTTGCTTTTACTATCACTTTCCACTATATATTTCCCCAATTAACGATGGGACTATCGTTAATGATAGTCTATTTTAAATACAGATACCTCAGAAACAAAATTGAAAAGTACAATGATGCCGCAAAATTTTTCATGAAAATTTTTGCCATTAATTTTACTATGGGCGTTGTTACGGGAATTCCTTTGGAGTTTCAATTTGGCACCAATTGGGCTAAATTTTCAGAGCTAACAGGGGGCATAATAGGCCAGACTTTGGCCATGGAAGGAATGTTCTCTTTCTTCTTGGAGTCTTCTTTTTTAGCCCTATTTATTTTTGGCGAAAAATTAATGGGACAAAAACTACATCTCTTAACCGGTTTCCTTGTATTCTTAGGCTCTTGGGCCAGCGGTTGGTTTATTTTGGCAACCAATGCCTGGATGCAGCATCCCGTAGGGTATGAAATACTGGATAACGGCAAATTTGTATTACAAAACTTCTCGGCTTTATTCAGTAATCCTTGGCTTTTACCGGCTTTTTTACATAATCAGTTAGCCTCTGTTGTCACTTCTTCTTTTGTGGTAGCCAGTATAGGTGCTTTCTATATTCTAAGAAATAAGCAAACGGAGTACGGTCAATTGTTTTTAAAAACCGGAGTGATTTTTGGTTTGGTTTCTAGCATTTTAGTGGCTTTCCCTACGGGAGATTGGAATGCAAAAAATGTGGCAAAATACCAACCTGCTGCCTTTGCCGCCATGGAAGGAATTTTTGAAACCGAAGAAGCCGGAGCAGAAATTATACTCATTGGACAACCCAATATGGTAGAAAAGAAGTTGGACAATAAAATTGCCGTTCCAAACATCCTTAGTTTTTTAACCCATCAAGAATGGGATAGGCAAATTCCCGGCATGGACCAATTTAAACAAGAGGAGTTACCGGACAATATTCCTGCCCTATATTATTCCTATCATATAATGGTTGGCCTAGGCACAATTTTTATAGGCTTAATGCTCTTGGCCACCTTTCTTTTATGGCGCAAAAAGCTATACACTTCAACGTCCATACTTTGGGCAATTATGTTTATAGTTCCTTTTCCGTACATTGCCAACCTTACCGGTTGGTATACGGCAGAACTAGGTAGACAACCCTATTTGGTGTACGGCCTTTTAAGGACTACGGAAGGGGTTTCTCCTTCTGTTTCATCAGGTAACACCTTATTTACTTTACTAGGTTTTGTGGCGCTATATATGCTTTTGGGTCTATTATTTTTAGTATTAGTGGGCAAAACCATAAACGAAGGTCCAAAACACCAAACACATTAA
- the cydB gene encoding cytochrome d ubiquinol oxidase subunit II, producing the protein METFWFIAISIVLVIFFILDGYDFGAGIIHLFFAKTEKDKEVITKSAGLFWDSNEVWLVAAGGMLFMAFPTFYASVFSGFYLPLIIVLWLIIFRAIGLELRGQFKFQMWKDIWDKSFGLSSLLLALFFGIALGNIVRGVNLGGVENGESAYEGHYFFLPLWDSSFSPLSKTPGIIDWFTIIIGLIAVVTLAIHGANWIILKTNSSINSYLKNIIFKLNISLAVLTIISLAVWNSVNPNSFNNFGHKPYLLIFPCIYLAGLIGLFFIKKLKKDIHAFTLSTLLIVGGITSSLASLFPVVLPSVNTIHEPLTIYNTSASEYGLTVAMNWAFIGFILLVVYAIVQKRLMAGKIDHMDYGH; encoded by the coding sequence ATGGAAACATTTTGGTTCATAGCAATTAGCATCGTACTGGTAATATTTTTTATCCTGGACGGATATGATTTTGGTGCAGGAATCATTCATCTATTTTTTGCAAAAACTGAAAAAGACAAAGAGGTTATCACCAAATCCGCAGGTTTATTTTGGGATTCCAATGAAGTATGGCTGGTTGCGGCCGGAGGAATGTTATTTATGGCTTTCCCCACATTCTACGCATCGGTCTTTAGCGGTTTTTACTTACCATTGATTATTGTGCTGTGGCTAATTATTTTTAGAGCTATCGGGCTAGAATTAAGAGGTCAGTTTAAATTTCAAATGTGGAAGGATATCTGGGACAAATCTTTTGGTCTTTCCAGCTTATTGCTCGCCCTATTTTTTGGGATTGCTCTAGGCAACATTGTTAGAGGCGTAAATTTAGGTGGTGTGGAAAATGGAGAATCTGCCTATGAGGGCCATTATTTCTTCTTGCCCTTATGGGACAGTAGTTTCAGCCCGTTGAGCAAAACACCGGGAATCATAGATTGGTTTACCATTATCATAGGTTTAATTGCGGTAGTCACCTTAGCCATTCATGGCGCTAATTGGATTATCCTAAAAACAAACTCCTCTATAAATTCCTATTTAAAGAACATCATTTTTAAGTTGAATATTAGCCTTGCCGTACTTACCATAATTTCCTTAGCGGTATGGAATTCGGTCAACCCCAACTCATTCAACAACTTTGGCCACAAGCCCTATTTGCTAATATTCCCGTGTATTTATTTGGCAGGATTAATCGGACTTTTCTTTATTAAGAAATTAAAAAAGGACATTCACGCTTTTACATTATCCACCCTTTTGATAGTTGGCGGGATTACATCATCATTAGCTTCCCTGTTTCCGGTAGTTCTTCCTTCGGTGAACACTATCCATGAACCCTTAACCATATATAATACTTCTGCATCTGAATATGGCCTTACGGTAGCCATGAACTGGGCTTTTATTGGCTTCATACTTCTGGTAGTTTATGCCATTGTTCAAAAAAGATTGATGGCCGGAAAAATTGATCATATGGATTACGGCCATTAA
- a CDS encoding alpha/beta hydrolase: MKNLFIFGILLLSNSIFGQEKLDPDKYYAKSKTVFIESKIYAEKRELEIFIPDEYVWEKEKEFKVLYLFDAQNTRIFNYISGNVEFLSMNIIEPVIIVGVVTEDRWDEFLPPNNHKETLEIYEPPMGHADMLVEHIQKEIEPYLKKNYRVQDYRLAIGHSLGATFVTYAAMKTDKLFNYNILLSPNYSYDKKQFVDRFKEFLKTDLTINKEFYFVNGYGDKYEKEFDEPLREVIKAFESSNNEKVKWNYKKLDIDNHGLIWLGVYNGLLNWRK; this comes from the coding sequence ATGAAAAATTTATTCATATTCGGGATTCTCTTACTATCAAATTCGATTTTTGGGCAGGAGAAGCTTGACCCTGACAAATATTATGCAAAGTCTAAAACCGTATTTATAGAATCGAAAATCTATGCAGAAAAAAGAGAGTTGGAAATTTTTATTCCTGACGAATATGTATGGGAAAAAGAAAAAGAATTCAAGGTGCTATACCTTTTCGACGCTCAAAACACACGGATTTTTAATTATATAAGCGGAAATGTTGAATTTCTATCAATGAATATTATAGAACCCGTAATAATTGTAGGAGTTGTAACGGAAGACAGATGGGATGAGTTTTTACCACCAAACAATCACAAAGAAACATTGGAAATATACGAACCGCCAATGGGTCATGCTGACATGTTGGTTGAACACATCCAAAAAGAAATAGAACCGTATCTGAAAAAAAATTACCGCGTGCAGGACTACCGTCTAGCAATTGGTCATTCTTTGGGAGCTACCTTTGTAACCTATGCCGCAATGAAAACGGACAAGTTGTTCAATTATAACATACTCTTGAGCCCCAATTATAGTTATGACAAAAAACAGTTTGTGGACAGATTTAAAGAGTTTTTAAAAACAGATTTAACCATAAACAAGGAATTCTACTTTGTAAATGGATATGGAGATAAATATGAAAAAGAATTTGATGAACCTTTACGAGAAGTGATCAAGGCTTTTGAAAGCTCCAACAATGAAAAAGTAAAGTGGAACTATAAAAAACTGGACATCGATAATCACGGACTAATCTGGCTGGGAGTTTATAATGGGCTATTGAACTGGAGAAAATAA
- a CDS encoding TlpA family protein disulfide reductase has translation MKYRYILILIILISCKTEVDNKLTNSHIKSKNLYINGTADESSFIKYFNLFDESNFYNKNYNYKSKSTNEDSISFHLNNIDYPRVMEIMAFQKNLFHNTRIFVTPGDSVQFELKKGILKFFGKNAEHYNFFLEMDRKNREWGTLSFSNLEGGFESYKRKCDSLYNKRLNFLNNYTQRNKAVSNEFIKTIKEEFYLEHLLNLIKPRTEVQGGYSINTQEDIAFILEKSRRKEGDFFDFNKYLDNVKTEDLNKPHLINNSFFKMSIVPLIRQYFVTSDKAPFSKESFIEELSFLRENFDSKIVKYTTGRLIVDYYKKGFGKDENTNQFMKKIIDDYMKTITDSTYIEAITDIKTELSALNKELPKNLKELALNLSKDTISLNYVLQKKKIKVIDFWASWCSPCIKEIIKSKEQRAKIIDKFNIEFIYLSVDSNTEKWVDKSIDLSNYLISVNQYKVLNPKKSNFIKELNIRASYGLSIPRYVILDENNRIIDNNAPKPSNSEFEEIITKISY, from the coding sequence ATGAAATATAGATACATCCTAATTTTAATAATTTTAATAAGTTGTAAAACAGAAGTTGATAACAAACTAACAAATAGTCATATAAAGTCCAAAAACTTATACATTAATGGAACTGCTGATGAAAGTAGTTTTATTAAATATTTCAATCTTTTCGATGAATCAAATTTTTACAATAAAAATTATAATTACAAATCAAAATCTACAAATGAAGATTCAATCAGTTTTCATTTAAACAATATAGATTATCCTCGAGTAATGGAAATTATGGCTTTTCAAAAAAACCTATTTCATAATACAAGAATATTTGTAACTCCAGGAGATAGCGTTCAATTTGAATTAAAAAAGGGAATTCTAAAATTTTTTGGAAAAAATGCTGAACATTATAATTTCTTTTTAGAAATGGATAGAAAAAATAGGGAATGGGGTACTTTAAGTTTTAGTAATTTAGAAGGTGGTTTTGAAAGTTATAAAAGAAAATGTGATTCTCTTTACAATAAAAGGCTAAATTTTTTGAATAATTACACTCAAAGAAATAAAGCTGTATCCAATGAATTTATTAAAACTATAAAAGAGGAATTTTATCTTGAGCATTTACTGAATTTAATAAAGCCTCGAACAGAAGTTCAAGGAGGTTATTCTATAAATACTCAAGAAGACATTGCTTTTATTTTAGAAAAATCAAGAAGGAAAGAAGGAGATTTTTTCGACTTCAACAAGTATCTAGATAATGTAAAGACTGAAGATTTAAACAAACCACATCTAATTAATAATTCATTTTTCAAAATGAGTATCGTTCCACTTATAAGACAATACTTTGTTACAAGTGACAAGGCTCCTTTTTCTAAAGAATCCTTCATAGAAGAATTATCATTTTTGAGGGAAAATTTTGATTCAAAAATTGTAAAATATACTACTGGAAGATTAATTGTAGATTACTATAAAAAAGGATTTGGAAAAGATGAAAATACTAATCAATTTATGAAAAAAATTATAGATGATTATATGAAAACAATTACAGATTCAACATACATAGAAGCTATTACAGATATAAAAACTGAATTAAGTGCTTTAAATAAAGAATTACCTAAAAACTTAAAAGAATTAGCTCTTAATTTATCAAAAGACACTATCAGTCTGAATTATGTACTTCAAAAAAAGAAAATTAAAGTAATTGATTTTTGGGCTAGTTGGTGTTCTCCTTGTATAAAGGAAATAATAAAATCAAAAGAGCAAAGAGCCAAAATTATCGATAAATTTAATATTGAATTTATCTATTTGTCTGTAGATTCAAATACTGAAAAGTGGGTTGATAAAAGTATAGATTTAAGCAATTATTTAATTTCTGTAAATCAATATAAAGTTTTAAACCCTAAAAAATCAAATTTTATAAAAGAACTAAATATTAGAGCAAGTTATGGTTTGTCTATTCCAAGATATGTAATCCTAGATGAGAATAATCGAATAATTGACAATAATGCACCTAAACCATCTAATTCCGAATTTGAAGAAATAATTACTAAAATAAGTTACTGA
- a CDS encoding nuclear transport factor 2 family protein — MKIKLVVLAFIGFLFSSFKSEQKRMDTVLEVTSFNLKTTASEQEFNKLDAEVQNNFTSEQPGFIRRQSGVDENGKYVVIVYWKSLTDAKASMDKFMKDPSVATYAGMIEGSTMKMSRFTISDEFTAHNSTFTEVMTFNTNKETDITAFNKINKKVETGFTNKQKGFLQRITGSNEVGEQVVVVYWDSKKNSDAVLVDFMNAPIAKSFMGMMDQSSIDMIRYQSLQSLKNVELTKKDKVVALLNSFNTGDQTPISYINPNKYIQHNLGVADGLQGFGALMQNAPKGGFKADIKRAFQDDNYVFTQTKYDFFGPKAGFDIFRFEDDLIVEHWDNLLPVQKLNPSGRTQFDGATALSDLDKTEANKAVVRGFIQNVLLDHQMDQVATYINPKEYIQHNPAVADGLDGFGAAMKSFAENGWVMEYDTLHMVLGQGNFVLSVSEGKFGKGDPTAYYDLFRLENGLIVEHWDVIAPIPPAAEWKNDNGKF, encoded by the coding sequence ATGAAAATTAAGTTAGTAGTACTCGCATTTATAGGTTTCCTCTTTTCTAGTTTCAAAAGTGAACAAAAAAGAATGGACACCGTGTTAGAGGTCACCAGTTTTAACCTAAAAACTACGGCAAGCGAACAAGAATTCAACAAGTTAGATGCTGAAGTTCAAAACAATTTCACCAGTGAACAACCAGGATTTATTAGACGCCAAAGTGGTGTTGACGAGAATGGTAAATATGTAGTAATCGTATACTGGAAATCGCTTACAGATGCCAAAGCTTCTATGGATAAATTTATGAAAGACCCCTCTGTTGCCACATATGCAGGAATGATAGAAGGTTCTACAATGAAAATGTCTCGTTTTACAATTTCGGATGAGTTTACGGCCCATAACAGCACGTTTACAGAAGTTATGACTTTTAACACAAATAAAGAAACCGACATAACCGCTTTCAACAAAATAAACAAAAAAGTAGAAACAGGGTTTACCAACAAGCAAAAAGGTTTTTTACAACGTATTACGGGCTCCAACGAGGTTGGAGAGCAAGTAGTGGTAGTATACTGGGATTCAAAGAAAAACTCTGATGCCGTACTAGTTGATTTCATGAATGCCCCTATAGCCAAAAGTTTTATGGGAATGATGGATCAATCCAGTATAGATATGATCCGATACCAGTCATTACAATCTTTAAAAAACGTAGAATTAACCAAGAAAGATAAAGTAGTTGCCTTGCTGAACAGCTTTAATACGGGAGACCAAACACCTATATCCTATATAAACCCAAATAAATACATTCAGCATAACTTAGGGGTTGCAGATGGTTTGCAAGGGTTTGGCGCTCTAATGCAAAATGCACCTAAAGGTGGTTTTAAAGCGGATATTAAACGTGCTTTTCAAGATGATAATTACGTTTTTACACAGACCAAGTATGACTTTTTCGGCCCAAAAGCAGGGTTCGATATTTTTCGTTTTGAAGATGACCTAATTGTAGAACATTGGGATAATTTATTACCAGTACAAAAACTCAATCCTAGCGGTAGAACTCAATTTGATGGAGCTACAGCACTCTCGGATTTAGATAAAACGGAAGCCAACAAAGCTGTGGTAAGAGGGTTCATTCAGAACGTATTACTCGATCATCAGATGGATCAAGTAGCTACCTATATTAACCCTAAAGAATATATTCAGCACAATCCCGCTGTAGCGGATGGTTTGGATGGTTTTGGAGCTGCAATGAAATCATTTGCTGAAAATGGATGGGTTATGGAGTACGATACTTTACATATGGTATTGGGCCAAGGAAACTTTGTGCTAAGCGTTAGCGAAGGTAAATTTGGCAAAGGAGATCCTACAGCATATTATGATTTATTCAGACTAGAAAACGGACTTATTGTGGAACATTGGGATGTTATCGCCCCCATTCCACCAGCAGCTGAATGGAAAAATGATAATGGTAAATTTTAA
- a CDS encoding TlpA family protein disulfide reductase, translated as MSKEPIKTRVAFAVGNDSVGNTMVVVDANNNYDFSDDVPFELVQNDSELDWDSRLNNEAIYVTFERLLNDKKIQVEVPLLISDGNIDLNYLNCNFAQYRTAKLENHLINIYSRSIFPFSNVGITISQSLDGEKIDLDKVAFNNEYIQIGTNLYKNLGVKRNKDVLLLEKLDLPKNEIRSTQIGSKAIDFSGSQFERENTISLDSLKGKYVLLDFWDTGCGPCLLEIPNLKTLYNKTNRSKFEIISIVVDSPIEDLERLMKEHEITWPQIISDDSNKIKENYEIQKYPSTFLINPEGIIIAKDLRGKELETKIDSLINKASR; from the coding sequence TTGTCAAAAGAGCCAATAAAAACCAGAGTTGCTTTCGCTGTTGGAAATGATTCCGTTGGAAATACGATGGTCGTTGTAGATGCCAATAATAATTATGATTTCAGTGATGACGTGCCTTTTGAACTAGTTCAGAATGACAGTGAATTAGATTGGGATTCACGGTTAAATAATGAAGCAATATATGTTACCTTTGAACGCCTATTAAATGACAAAAAGATTCAGGTTGAAGTTCCTCTCTTGATTTCCGATGGCAATATAGATCTAAATTACTTAAATTGTAATTTCGCTCAGTACCGCACTGCAAAATTAGAGAATCACTTAATAAACATCTATTCTAGAAGTATCTTTCCATTTAGCAATGTAGGGATAACCATTAGCCAAAGTCTCGATGGAGAAAAAATAGATTTGGATAAAGTAGCTTTTAACAATGAATATATTCAAATCGGAACTAATCTATACAAAAATTTAGGAGTAAAGAGGAATAAAGATGTTTTACTTTTAGAAAAACTAGACTTACCTAAAAATGAAATACGCTCTACTCAAATTGGATCTAAAGCAATTGATTTTTCAGGAAGTCAGTTTGAACGTGAAAATACTATTTCATTAGATAGTTTAAAGGGGAAATATGTACTTCTCGACTTTTGGGACACTGGGTGTGGCCCTTGTCTCCTAGAAATCCCAAATCTCAAGACCTTATATAATAAAACTAATCGATCAAAATTTGAAATCATTAGTATTGTTGTAGACAGTCCAATAGAGGATTTGGAGCGATTGATGAAAGAACATGAAATAACATGGCCTCAAATTATATCCGATGATTCTAACAAAATCAAAGAAAATTACGAGATACAAAAATATCCTTCAACATTTCTAATTAACCCAGAGGGAATAATTATTGCAAAAGATTTAAGAGGAAAGGAGTTGGAAACCAAAATAGATAGTTTAATAAATAAAGCCAGCAGGTAA
- a CDS encoding DJ-1/PfpI family protein produces MKIAYILFDEITLLDFIGFYDPIKNIKTKGLMENLNWDLCATKKSIKDSFGMEIIVDKIKPHLSDYDMIVVPGGYGTRELQYNTEFIEWLRTGENAHYIISICTGSLLIGAAGFLENKIATTNFNEYKSLKKYCGKVAQVRIVDDNNTITAGAVASSLDLGLYVTEKLIGKEKTEEIRIGMDYHPEKFEIVTV; encoded by the coding sequence ATGAAAATCGCATATATACTCTTTGACGAAATAACTCTTTTGGACTTTATTGGCTTTTATGACCCCATAAAAAATATAAAGACCAAAGGGTTAATGGAAAATTTAAACTGGGATTTGTGTGCCACTAAAAAATCGATAAAGGATAGCTTTGGAATGGAAATTATCGTCGATAAAATTAAACCTCATTTATCCGATTATGATATGATAGTTGTACCTGGCGGATATGGGACAAGAGAACTACAATACAATACGGAGTTCATTGAATGGCTGAGAACTGGAGAAAATGCCCACTATATAATTTCAATTTGCACAGGTAGTTTATTAATTGGGGCCGCTGGATTTTTGGAAAACAAAATTGCCACGACCAACTTTAATGAATACAAATCATTGAAAAAGTACTGCGGCAAAGTTGCTCAAGTAAGAATTGTTGACGACAATAACACCATAACAGCCGGAGCAGTTGCATCCTCTTTAGATTTGGGATTATACGTTACTGAAAAACTAATTGGAAAAGAGAAAACAGAAGAAATACGAATTGGAATGGACTATCATCCAGAAAAATTTGAAATAGTAACCGTATAG
- a CDS encoding DUF6660 family protein: MKLLTLILSLYFLALNVMPCSDAEPSPGDEVAVISDGGDGHGHTDNDSCSPFCQCHCCHTHTVNFEIFSFEPFQPLISQQELVHFDSMGKDILYNLLQPPRA, encoded by the coding sequence GTGAAGTTATTGACCCTCATACTGTCCCTTTATTTTTTGGCACTGAATGTTATGCCATGTAGCGACGCAGAACCTAGTCCTGGAGATGAGGTCGCCGTTATTTCAGACGGTGGTGATGGCCACGGGCATACAGATAATGATTCGTGTTCGCCTTTTTGCCAATGTCATTGCTGTCATACACATACGGTAAATTTTGAGATTTTTAGTTTTGAGCCTTTTCAACCCCTAATTTCTCAGCAAGAGCTTGTCCATTTTGATAGTATGGGCAAAGACATTCTTTACAACTTACTACAACCTCCCCGGGCATAA
- a CDS encoding MBL fold metallo-hydrolase produces the protein MMKHLKLNFWILALFTALFISCNDDDASAEPDTIEFAAAPSSSLITTGTVDVITENTVRYHTINFTDAPYTVTVVETENNIVIVDLGPAPDFAVELEAYVNAINKPGAVIITHNHGDHYGGAGNFTDLDFYAESTVADQLNNTDDFTALYPNAVTGVSGSQTIGDLDFSFDKVSNAETGENGYIYNEEHKVLFSGDLIYNLAHIYLREYTPNEGEDEVDNWIAGLNVLKTNFSDYNHVFVGHNGSRSDIASAIDENIEYLENAQAIIKGTQTITGGETATTHQQVIDELQVLYPTYKEGGLLLSLPDAFFPGDPGADWF, from the coding sequence ATGATGAAACACTTAAAATTAAACTTTTGGATTCTTGCGTTATTTACGGCGCTATTTATTTCGTGTAATGATGATGATGCCAGCGCTGAGCCTGATACTATAGAATTCGCTGCTGCACCTTCTAGTTCCTTAATTACGACTGGAACAGTAGACGTAATTACAGAAAACACAGTGCGGTACCATACTATTAATTTTACAGATGCCCCGTATACCGTAACAGTAGTAGAAACAGAAAACAATATTGTTATTGTAGATTTAGGTCCCGCTCCCGATTTTGCAGTGGAACTGGAAGCGTATGTGAACGCAATTAACAAACCCGGTGCGGTAATCATTACCCATAATCATGGTGATCACTATGGCGGAGCAGGTAACTTTACGGACTTAGACTTTTACGCCGAAAGCACTGTTGCCGATCAGTTAAATAATACGGATGACTTTACTGCCTTATACCCAAACGCTGTAACCGGTGTTAGCGGTAGCCAAACTATTGGTGATTTAGACTTCTCCTTTGACAAAGTTTCCAATGCCGAAACCGGAGAAAATGGATACATCTACAATGAAGAACACAAGGTTCTATTTTCTGGAGACCTCATATATAACCTAGCCCATATTTACCTAAGAGAGTACACTCCTAATGAAGGTGAGGATGAAGTAGACAACTGGATCGCAGGATTAAATGTATTGAAAACCAACTTTTCAGACTACAATCATGTATTTGTTGGCCATAACGGTTCGCGCTCGGATATAGCTTCTGCAATTGATGAGAATATAGAGTACTTAGAGAATGCCCAAGCCATCATTAAAGGCACCCAAACAATAACCGGAGGAGAAACTGCTACCACACATCAGCAGGTTATTGATGAGCTTCAGGTCCTTTACCCTACCTATAAAGAAGGAGGTCTTCTTCTATCTCTTCCAGATGCATTCTTTCCCGGAGACCCAGGCGCAGATTGGTTTTAA